The genome window GGTGATGGCGAGCGCGTGTAGCGGTCGGCCGAAGAGCACCTGGGCATGCGCGGTGATCTGGTCGGCGTACACCCCGGAGAACGGGAACGGCGCACGGCGGGCGGCCGTTTCCTCAGCCAGACACGCCTCGGCGTGCTCGACGTCGCCGCGATGCAGGTGCAGGAAGCCGGTCCAGATGACGACGAACGGTCGCAGCGGTGAGGCCGGCGCGGCATCGGCGGCCGCGCGCAGCCGCTGCTCGCATTCCACCAGCCGGCCCGTGGTGTGCAGCGCCTTCGCGGCGAGGAACTGACAGGTGAGGCGTACCTCGGGATCCGCGGTGCGAGCGGCCGCCTGGTTGGCCAGCGCGAGGGTCGCGGGCCAGTCGCGCCCGTAGTACGCCGCGTACGTCGCGACCTGCAGGGCGCCGTCATCGCTGTCCTTTCCGAGCGCCAGCGAAGCCTCGTCGCGCGCATCGTCGTACCGACCGAGGAAGAGCAGCTGGCGCGACCGGTCGATGTGCCCGTCGGCGCAGTCGTCCAAGGCAAGGCTCTCGTCGACCAGGCGGAGTGCGTCGACGTGGTCGTAGCGTTCGGCGGCGAGGCCGGCGGCCGTGCGCAGCGCACGGGCAGCAACCTGGAGGTCGCCGCCGAGCCGGGCGTGGTCGGCGACCACGAGCGGGTCCGAGCCGGGCCGATCGTTGAGTACGCGAGCCGCCTCCCGGTGCAGCCAGGCGCGTCGGGCCGACGGCAGATCGGCCGCAAGGGCATCCCGGAGGAGGTCGTGGCGGAACACGAAACCGGTGCGCGCGTCCTCCAGCACGTGGCGGCGCATACCGAGCTCCAGGTCGTCGAGCAGGTCGGGCACCGGTCGGCGCAACAGGCTGCTGAGCACGTCGACGTCGACGACCGGGCCGAGCGCCGCCGCGGCGCGAAGCGTCGATGCGGCCTCTTCGTCGCCGGCGAGCCGCGCGAGGACGGCCTGGCGAATGCTGTCCGGCAACTCGGCCTCGGTCGACTGTGCGAGCTCGACCAGGAACAGCGGGTTGCCTCCGCTGCGCTCGAGCAGCGCGTCGACGCGCTCGGCCGGGACATCGTCGCCGAGCAGCGTGACCGCGGCCGCGCGGTCCAGTCGCTCGAGGCGCAGAACCGTGGCCGCTTCCGGCACCCGCCCGGCACCGGAGCGGTAGGCGAGGACCACGAGCAGCGGTAGCCCGGCCGCGCGTTGCGCGACAACCTCGAGCCAGTCCAGCGTTGCGGCATCGGCGTGGTGAGCGTCGTCGATCGCGAGCACCACCGGCGCGATCGACGCCAGCCTGGTCATGACGTTGAGCAGAGCGAGCTGGAGCAGGTCCGGAACGTTCGCGCCGGGCTCGCGACTGACCAGCACGTCGCGAACGCTTCCTGAGCCCAGGCCGAGCAGCGGCGCGACGACCTCCGCGTCGGCGCCGAGCAGCTCGCCGCGCTCGCTCGCCGGTGCGCCGCGAAGCCGCCGGCTGAGGACGTCGAGAACCGGTGCGAACGGCAGCGCTCCCGCCCCGGACGCGACCGTCCGCAGCACGTCGCAGCGCGGGCCGACCGCGCTCAGCAACGCATCGAGCAGGCGGGTCTTGCCGATGCCAGCCTCACCCTCGATGGCGAGGATCCGCGAGTTCCCCGCGCAGGCGTCGTCGAACCCGGCCTGCAGCCGGTCCAGCTCGACCTGTCGACCGGCCAGAGTCACCGCCGCCGGGCACGACGCTGAGGCCGAAGTCGGGTCGCCGGCGTGCAACAGCGAGAGGTGCACGGCCTGGGTATCGGGATGCGGGTCGACTCCGAGGTCATCCGCGAGCCGCTCGGCAAGTTCGGCGTAGGCCGCGAGTCCGGCGGCCGCCCGGCCGGAGGCGGCGCTGGCGCGCATCAGCACGCGCAGCGCGCCCTCGTCGTACCGGTCGTGGTCGAGGGCGCGCCGGGCCGCTTCGACCGCGTCGCGGTGACGGCCGGCCGCGGCCGCTGACTCCGCGCTCAAGAGCAGGATCCGCGACCGAAGACGCTCGACCGCTGCGCGGTCGGCCGCCAGCCACTCGGCGTCCGGATCGTCCGGAAGCAAAGGCCCGCGAATCAGGCGGAGCGCCGCGTCGGCCGCGGCGCTGGCAGCCGCGCGCCCGCCCTCGGCCAGTCGTATCTCCGCCTCGTCGGCCAGAGCCTCTGCGGCGCTGACGTCGAGCCAACCCATCGACAGCGCGTAGCCGGCGTCCGAGCGGGAGACGGAATCGATGCCGAGTGCCGCCCGGCACCGGCTGGCAAGGACGGATAGCTGTGCCGCCGGCCTTGCCGGCGCATCACCTTCCGGCCAGAGCACGTCGACCAGTGTGTCGACGCCGACCGGGCGCCCCCGCGCGATGGCCAGGCGCTGGATGAACACGCGTGCCTTCCGGCTGCCGAGCCGGCCGAGGTCGACGCCCTCGATGTCGAGCCCGCCGAGCAGCCGCACCCGGAGACCGGGGTCTTCCCCCATGGCGGCAGTGTCCGTCCGGAGGGCTGGTCTTGTCAGCGGTCAGGTGGTGGTGAAAGTCGGCTGCAGGATGCAACGTGGAGCTCAACTCGCGCGTTGAAGGTCTGACCGGCAACCGCTCGGAGGCGTGGTGGACGACAGCTCGTTTCGCGAGTACGTCGCAGCCCGTGGGCTGGCCCTGACCAGGACGGCGTACCTGCTCTGCGGAAACCAGCACGACGCCGCCGACCTGGTGCAGACGGCCCTGTCCCGGGCGTACGCCGATTGGGGCCGGGTGTCGCGGATGGGCTCGCCGGATGCCTACATCCGCCGCATCATGGCCAACCAGCGGACGTCCTGGTGGCGCTCACGCCGTCGCGAGCACCTCACGCCCGGGCCGTTGCTGGACCGCGTCGCGGAGGACCGGACCGACAACGTTGCGATCGCGGATCTGGTCCGTGCGGCGGTGCGTGCGCTGCCGCCGAAGCAGCGGGCGGCGATCGTCTTCCGGTACTTCGAGGACCTGGATGATGCCGCGATCGCGTACGCGCTCGACTGCTCGCCGGCGACCGTGCGCAGCCAGATTTCCCGAGCGTTGACCCAGCTCCGTCAACGAGCGGACCTCAGTGAACTCGTGGGAGTGGAGGGATCATGATCGACCTGGACGAGCTGCTGCGGGAGACCCTTGCCGGCGATGTTGAAGGGGTCGCTCTGCCGCTGGATCTCGCCGAAATCGCGACCCGGCGAGGTCAGCGGATCCGGCGGCGGCGCCGCACCCTGACGACGGCCGCGGCGACCGGTTCCGCCGGCGCTGTCGTCGTCGGTGCGGTCGCGATCTCGGCGTGGGCGGGGCGTCCCGCGCATTCGCAGGTGCTGCTGGGCAGCCGTCCTTCCGAGCCGCCAGTTACCCGCCCGAGCCAGGCCAGCCACCACCACGATGCCGGGCTGGTGTGGACGAACTGGCCCACGGACCGCCGGTTCGGCACTGCGCCGAGCCAGGCGTTCCTCGACGCGGTCGACCCGGGCCAGCCGCAGACGGTCTATGCCGAGGGCACGATGTCCGATGGGACCGAGTTCGTCGTCAGCGACCCGACTGCCGACCGCGGGGAGGTTCCCGGCTTCGTCCAGGGATGGAACAACGTCACCGACTTCGGTGAGTCGGTCAGCGTCGGCCCGTCGATGACGGACGGGTCGTATCTCGCCTTTCAGACGCCGACGTACGACGCAGGTGATCTGGACACGGCGACCACGCAGTGGCTGGTCGTCGTCGGTGCGCCGGACACCCGGACTGCGTCGTACTCCGCTGACGGCACATCCTGGACCTCGATGTCGGTGCAGGAGGGAATCGCCGTACTGAAGCTGCCTGCCATCGCACCGGTCGACGCGCAGATCCGGCTGACCGATGGCTCGGGCCACACCGTGCAAGGTGGACTGGGCGTCACCGGGCCGGTTGCGAGCCCGTCGGCCGACTCGAGCCCGACGGCGACCGGACCGTCGTCGGCGCCGTAGGCCGATCCGCGCCGTCCGCACGAGGGAGAGTTTCGCGGCACCGGTGGATAACGACGAAGCCGGCCGCTTCCCCGTGGGACGCCGGGTAGGACGCCTCAGCCGGAGCGCAGCCACGCCCCGGCACCTGGCGCGCCTGACGCCGGTCAGCGCGTCTGCTGCTACGACCCGGGTGGACCCACCGTGTACTCGTAGGGATAGGCAGCCAGCGTCTGCAGGTCGAAGAAGTAACCCTGGCTGTCGAGCAGCGGCGAAAGGGCGCTGCCGTTGCTCACCACGGCGATCAGCCCGCTGACATCGGTGGCCGGAGCGGCAGTCGGTGTCAGCGTGCCCGTGACGAGCGCGGTGGCGTTCGGTGCGATGTAGACGTTCGGCCCGCTGACGTCGCCGTTGGTTGACAGCAGGGTGAACGTCCGGCCGACGCCGGTGGTGTTCGTCACCTGCACGCTTACGGTGTTGCTGCTGCCCTGCGGCAATACGGTCGCCGAGCTGTCCGGAATCGAGACCGGTGTGGTCCGGGCTGTGTTGAAGCTGATGTCGCCCCGGATCGTCTGGTCGAACTCCTTGCCGCTGGTGGTGAGATCCATCATCGCCTGGATCGTCCACACCCCCGGCGTCGGATCGGCAACCACGATCGCCGCGTTGCCGAGCTGATGGCTCGCGCCGACGCCTTCCGGTGTCGTGCTCGGCGTCCGGTCGTAGTAGCCGTCGAGCCCGTCCGGCTCGACCGCGAAGTAGTCCATGATGTTGTCCGGGCTCGTATCCGCGGTGTGGAACGTGATGCGCAGGTCGTTCTCGCCCGGCGGTACGTCGATCTGCATGCTCTTCAACGGACCGAACCCGCGCGCGACGCTGCTACCCATCTGCCAGCGGAACCGGCCGCCGGTCGACGGGATCAGGGTGCGCCGCGTCACCGGCACGGACACGCTCGTGCCGCGGTTCGACGTGAACTGCACCGACTCGGGGCGGTCGCCTGGCTGGTAGGGCAGCCTGACGGTCAGCGGGATCGTGGCACTGGAGTGCGCGGCGATCGTGACCGCCCGGCTTGCGCGGTTGTCGATCTCGGCCTGTCCGGTGAAGCGGACCGAGATGTTGCCGCGGTAGCTGCCCGGCGTGGCCGGCGGGTCCTGCAGGTGGCTTCGGCCGTTGTTCCAGACGATTCGCGCCCGCCACTTGCCCGGCATCGGGTTGTCGATCGAGACATGCTCGTTGTTCGACACCGGCCCGGTCGGGGTGTCCGAGTAGTCGTAGGACACCTGGGCCAGGTGGCCCCGAGGGTCGAACAGCAGCAGCGACAGGACGGCGTCGTTGTTCGGGTTCGGCGTGATCATGTCGACGCCGAGCTGCGACAGTCCTCTCGGCACGTTCATCGTGATGTCCCGCGCGGCTTGCGCGCCTTCGGCCGGCAGCGGCTGCGAGGACGGCGGCGCCGTCACCGGCTCAGTGACGGTGCGCCCGATCTGCCACGGCCGGCTGAACCGCCGGAAGGTCCCGGTCACGGTCTGTGGGCGGTTGGACGCGTTGTACAACGAGACGCTCTGCTGGCTCGAGGTCCCGCCGTTTCCGCTCACGTTCACCTGGGTCGGGGTCGGCAGCAGCGCGCTCGACGACGAGCGGACGGTGGAGCCGGGTTCCTGCTGAGCCGCACGAACCGCAGCTCCGACGTCGAGCAGACCGGCACCTTGGCCGTCGCTGGGCGCACCGATGTCCTGCGCGGTCCCGGTCAGGATCTGCTTCACCATCGCGGGCGTGGGCTGTGCCCCGTCGTGCGAGTCGGCGTAGGCCTGGATCACGTCCGCGGCCGCACCCGCGATGAACGGCGCCGACTCGCTGGTCCCGCCGAATGCTTCGGTCAGCGTGGTCTGCGGACAGGTGGGCGAGGCGGGACTGCAGCTGGCTTCGCCGCCCTGACCGGGTGCAACGAGGTCGAGGACGTTGTCGTCAGGCGTGGTTCCACCCGAGGACAGCGCGGCGATCTGGTTGTCGTCCCAGTGCTTGTAGCCCCAGGCCTGCGCGAGCAGCCGGTAGGTCGTCGACGCACCCGCGTCGATCACGTTCGGGTCGTACGCCGGCACCTCGACCGTCCCGCCGACGCCAGAGTCACCGGCCGACTCGACGACCGTGATGCCGGCCGCAACGAGCTCGTCGTTTGCCTCGGTGATGGCGCTGAAGTCGGTCTGGCCCGGAATCGCACCGTAGCCGTAGGACTCGGAGACGACTGACACGCCGTCATCGATCGCCGCGATGTCGAGGCCGGCGATCGCCTCCGACTCCGTCGTCGGGACGTCGGACGTGCCCTGTCCGAAGTAGCCGGTGTCGACGATCGAGGCTCCTGGCGCGATGCCCACGATCCGGAACGTGCAGCCGGCCGGCAGGTTCGAGTACGGGAGCTCCTTGGAGAAGTCGTACGTGACCGTGCCTTGACCGCCGATCGACGAGGCGTCGCCGTACCACTCGTCGCCGCCGCCGTCGAAGTTCGAGTCGTCCTCATTGGGCGTCGGGCTGTCGATGACGACGTGCTTCCCATCGGGCCGGATCAGGTTGGGGTTGCCGGCAAGCTCGTTGACGCCGGTGAGGCCGATCTTGACCCCGACGCCGGTCGCGATCCGCGCGGCATCACCCGGCTGCGCGGGTTGGCTCATGAAGTGGGTGACCGCCAGGGCCTCCGGCTCGAGCAGTGGCTTGTTCGGGTTCGAGGGGCACAGCCGCTGGCTGATGTTGGCCGCCGGCACCTGCGGAGCCGTCCGGGCCACGATCGGCATGTCCCGCTGGATGGAGGCGACGTCCGGGTTGCTGCGCAGCCGCTGCACCTCGGCGGCTGTGACCTTGGCCGCGACCGCGTTCACGCTGACCAGGTGGCGGACCTGGGTGCCGCCGTGCGAGGTGATGCTGGCGGTGACCGACTTTTGCGACGCCAGCGTCGTCGCCTGGCGCTGCCTGCCCTGGGCCTTGATCTTCAAGCCGTGGTACTGGTTCTTGAGGATGACGATCACCTTGCCGCCGTGCTCTGCGGCATGCGTGACCGGCGCGAGCGACGTGGATCGCGGCGTGGCAGCTGCCGATGACGCCGCGGCGCTCCCCAGGGTGAGTGCGGCGGCCGTCGCGACAACCGCGGAAAGGGTGACGAGTGGGCGAGGTTGCACGGTGACCCCTAGGTGTCGGCGAACCCCCCGCCGCGAGCACTGTGCCACGGCCGGACACAACGGACAAGAGGGAACTTCCTACTGCGATCCGACTTGGCCGCACGACCTGGTCTTGAGGCCGGGTCAGTCGATGGCGGCGTCGATCACCCCCTGACCGAGCGGGCTGCGCCAATACCGGATCTGGTGCCCGGCTCGGCGCTTGCTGACCAGGCCCGCTCCGTGCAGCGCGCCGAGGTGCTCCGACACGGTGCCGAGCCCGAGGGCGAGGTCGGCCGCCAGACCGGTCGTGGTCGCGGGCTGGTCGAGCGCGGCGAGGATCGCCGCTCGGCTGCGCCCGAGCAGCCGCGCCAACCGGTCCGGTGGCGGTGGTGCGGCGGTCCACAGCCGGGCGATCCCGCGGGCCGGGTAGACGACGGTCGGCTGGTACGGCGCGTCGACGATCACCGAAACGTGCGGCCAGTTGAACGCGCTCGGCACCAGGAGCAGGCCGCTGCCGGCGAGATCGCGGTCCGCGTCGGTTGATCGCTCGGCGACCAGCTCGCCGTCCTCCCAGCCCAGGCCCGGGTGCAGGTCGGCGAACAGCCCGGTCCAACCGGCCCGGACGAGACACTCGCCGCGGTAGGCGATGTCGTCGTCGAGAATCCGGCGGATCGCCGGCCAGTCCGGCTCGACCAGCACATGCCACGCGCGCTCGAGCACCCCGACGAGCTCGGCGACCGCCCGCTCCGGGTCGGACACCAGTGGGTCCAGCGCCTCGGCCGCTGGATTGGCGGGCATCTGGTCGCGGCAGCGGGTGAGCTCGGCGACCACCCGGTCCAGCGGGGTACGCCGGACCCGCTCGAGCTCGGTCCGGACGCTGGTGTTGCTCGCCGTCGGGGGCGGTGACAGAAAGTCCGGGGCGTAGCCGGAGTTTGGCTGCACGGCGCGTAACAGGCCGAGCTCGGCGGCGTCGGCGGCGTCCCGGCGACGGGCCAGCCAGGGGTCGTAGAGCGGCCGCCGGTGTGGGCCGTAGACCACCCGCAGCGCGGCGTGGGTCTCCCATAGCGGGGATACGGTGAACCGGCAGCGCAGCGCGTCGCTGTCGCTGAACCGCAGCCGGGTCATGAGCCCGGAGATTCGGCCATTCCCGAAAGTATCGCCCTCGCGGCCCATTCTGGCGACCCTGGACCCATGACCACGACCGCCGTACCCGTCGAGCCCCGCGAAGCCCGCGGTTACTCGGCCGTGCTGCGGCTGCCCGGTCTGCG of Mycobacteriales bacterium contains these proteins:
- a CDS encoding BTAD domain-containing putative transcriptional regulator, coding for MGEDPGLRVRLLGGLDIEGVDLGRLGSRKARVFIQRLAIARGRPVGVDTLVDVLWPEGDAPARPAAQLSVLASRCRAALGIDSVSRSDAGYALSMGWLDVSAAEALADEAEIRLAEGGRAAASAAADAALRLIRGPLLPDDPDAEWLAADRAAVERLRSRILLLSAESAAAAGRHRDAVEAARRALDHDRYDEGALRVLMRASAASGRAAAGLAAYAELAERLADDLGVDPHPDTQAVHLSLLHAGDPTSASASCPAAVTLAGRQVELDRLQAGFDDACAGNSRILAIEGEAGIGKTRLLDALLSAVGPRCDVLRTVASGAGALPFAPVLDVLSRRLRGAPASERGELLGADAEVVAPLLGLGSGSVRDVLVSREPGANVPDLLQLALLNVMTRLASIAPVVLAIDDAHHADAATLDWLEVVAQRAAGLPLLVVLAYRSGAGRVPEAATVLRLERLDRAAAVTLLGDDVPAERVDALLERSGGNPLFLVELAQSTEAELPDSIRQAVLARLAGDEEAASTLRAAAALGPVVDVDVLSSLLRRPVPDLLDDLELGMRRHVLEDARTGFVFRHDLLRDALAADLPSARRAWLHREAARVLNDRPGSDPLVVADHARLGGDLQVAARALRTAAGLAAERYDHVDALRLVDESLALDDCADGHIDRSRQLLFLGRYDDARDEASLALGKDSDDGALQVATYAAYYGRDWPATLALANQAAARTADPEVRLTCQFLAAKALHTTGRLVECEQRLRAAADAAPASPLRPFVVIWTGFLHLHRGDVEHAEACLAEETAARRAPFPFSGVYADQITAHAQVLFGRPLHALAITERMAAAVQDQHADRFTGRAEVYRGWVLSLLGAPEAGDALAAARELASSAGAREPYGQGTLDLAALLLRADRLDEAAALLDEVGALLEGGPISNGWRIDLRRRYISGCLALAAGDLGSATATAGEVHQRATAEGMHRHAALADALRTRVRLLSGSDVPADGLASLAHTLHNVARPEAWLLTARLAAAARNDRLAALARSWADDWRRAAGGYAESFARLADREFG
- a CDS encoding SigE family RNA polymerase sigma factor; translated protein: MDDSSFREYVAARGLALTRTAYLLCGNQHDAADLVQTALSRAYADWGRVSRMGSPDAYIRRIMANQRTSWWRSRRREHLTPGPLLDRVAEDRTDNVAIADLVRAAVRALPPKQRAAIVFRYFEDLDDAAIAYALDCSPATVRSQISRALTQLRQRADLSELVGVEGS
- a CDS encoding S8 family serine peptidase, with protein sequence MQPRPLVTLSAVVATAAALTLGSAAASSAAATPRSTSLAPVTHAAEHGGKVIVILKNQYHGLKIKAQGRQRQATTLASQKSVTASITSHGGTQVRHLVSVNAVAAKVTAAEVQRLRSNPDVASIQRDMPIVARTAPQVPAANISQRLCPSNPNKPLLEPEALAVTHFMSQPAQPGDAARIATGVGVKIGLTGVNELAGNPNLIRPDGKHVVIDSPTPNEDDSNFDGGGDEWYGDASSIGGQGTVTYDFSKELPYSNLPAGCTFRIVGIAPGASIVDTGYFGQGTSDVPTTESEAIAGLDIAAIDDGVSVVSESYGYGAIPGQTDFSAITEANDELVAAGITVVESAGDSGVGGTVEVPAYDPNVIDAGASTTYRLLAQAWGYKHWDDNQIAALSSGGTTPDDNVLDLVAPGQGGEASCSPASPTCPQTTLTEAFGGTSESAPFIAGAAADVIQAYADSHDGAQPTPAMVKQILTGTAQDIGAPSDGQGAGLLDVGAAVRAAQQEPGSTVRSSSSALLPTPTQVNVSGNGGTSSQQSVSLYNASNRPQTVTGTFRRFSRPWQIGRTVTEPVTAPPSSQPLPAEGAQAARDITMNVPRGLSQLGVDMITPNPNNDAVLSLLLFDPRGHLAQVSYDYSDTPTGPVSNNEHVSIDNPMPGKWRARIVWNNGRSHLQDPPATPGSYRGNISVRFTGQAEIDNRASRAVTIAAHSSATIPLTVRLPYQPGDRPESVQFTSNRGTSVSVPVTRRTLIPSTGGRFRWQMGSSVARGFGPLKSMQIDVPPGENDLRITFHTADTSPDNIMDYFAVEPDGLDGYYDRTPSTTPEGVGASHQLGNAAIVVADPTPGVWTIQAMMDLTTSGKEFDQTIRGDISFNTARTTPVSIPDSSATVLPQGSSNTVSVQVTNTTGVGRTFTLLSTNGDVSGPNVYIAPNATALVTGTLTPTAAPATDVSGLIAVVSNGSALSPLLDSQGYFFDLQTLAAYPYEYTVGPPGS
- a CDS encoding DUF5937 family protein is translated as MTRLRFSDSDALRCRFTVSPLWETHAALRVVYGPHRRPLYDPWLARRRDAADAAELGLLRAVQPNSGYAPDFLSPPPTASNTSVRTELERVRRTPLDRVVAELTRCRDQMPANPAAEALDPLVSDPERAVAELVGVLERAWHVLVEPDWPAIRRILDDDIAYRGECLVRAGWTGLFADLHPGLGWEDGELVAERSTDADRDLAGSGLLLVPSAFNWPHVSVIVDAPYQPTVVYPARGIARLWTAAPPPPDRLARLLGRSRAAILAALDQPATTTGLAADLALGLGTVSEHLGALHGAGLVSKRRAGHQIRYWRSPLGQGVIDAAID